In the Leptotrichia sp. oral taxon 212 genome, one interval contains:
- a CDS encoding M23 family metallopeptidase, with product MMNGSGIRITGKKLQYDIEKKAGILIIAILFFCILFQINQTVNINSGYLEEEITENIEEKLQNIINTEEKRLSETAVKETVKNEKINHIEKDRGIIKISEEEGESIKNTGIIRIRDNIADINTKKDMESISLSRTESFKGKVRENINEKDRADNQNIQIESIESKGFGKILWPVKYGKITSKFGNRNHPVLKSVKFHRGVDIAVSIGTPVYSGIKGRVTFAGRKGNYGNLVEIEGNNRIKVRYAHLNSIDVVTGQKVSDGEKVAETGNTGMSTGPHLHYEIIIDENPVNPLDFAHD from the coding sequence ATGATGAATGGGTCAGGAATTAGAATTACAGGGAAAAAATTGCAATATGATATAGAAAAAAAAGCAGGTATTTTAATAATTGCCATACTGTTTTTTTGTATATTATTTCAGATAAACCAGACAGTTAATATAAATAGTGGTTATTTAGAAGAAGAAATAACTGAAAATATAGAAGAAAAATTACAGAATATTATCAATACAGAGGAAAAAAGGTTGTCTGAAACAGCAGTAAAAGAAACAGTAAAAAATGAAAAAATAAATCATATAGAAAAAGATCGAGGAATTATAAAAATATCGGAAGAAGAAGGAGAAAGTATTAAAAATACTGGAATAATTAGAATAAGAGACAACATAGCAGATATTAATACAAAAAAAGATATGGAAAGCATTTCTCTGTCACGTACAGAAAGCTTTAAAGGTAAAGTACGAGAAAATATAAATGAAAAGGATAGAGCGGATAATCAGAATATTCAAATAGAAAGTATTGAAAGCAAAGGCTTTGGAAAAATTTTATGGCCTGTAAAATATGGAAAAATAACAAGTAAATTTGGAAATAGAAACCATCCTGTCCTAAAATCAGTGAAATTTCATAGAGGAGTGGATATTGCAGTATCAATAGGAACTCCAGTATATTCAGGAATAAAAGGAAGAGTAACTTTCGCCGGAAGAAAAGGTAACTATGGAAATCTTGTAGAAATTGAAGGAAATAACAGAATAAAAGTGAGGTATGCCCACTTAAACAGTATAGATGTTGTTACAGGTCAGAAAGTGTCAGATGGAGAAAAGGTGGCAGAAACAGGAAATACAGGAATGTCAACAGGACCTCATCTACATTATGAAATTATTATAGATGAAAATCCTGTAAATCCATTAGATTTTGCCCATGATTAA
- a CDS encoding efflux RND transporter periplasmic adaptor subunit → MKNIKDNVIWLLPSIFILVILLMIGTCTPRINDKFLVEKVRRENLEIFEKMRGKAEAKDLIAIGIDIQMGIDEIYFKEGEKVRKGDVIIKFSDYKQTDVDNQMKDKKRILAAKKSQLRFLEEQYKHGMNVKNQLQQIKGEIKAIEDELGMIEKNDALIQRNIVSPIDGYIVKINVIKGGTGDKNIPLVLLTKNNDIKIVSDPLRLSGNEYINIGNQAEIESIAEKERKAPATLYKINDTGVKELKTLEFLMNTATDFKLNEIFDIYLYYQKRENVLTVPVSSVVQKKKGNENKFFIYLINDEDRVTEKEIYLGVSNGKKIEIYGKDLKEGMEIIKNPNNRLQNNIIVRRRSLQEEKREKEEKMKKLKSENERKEKEIEKNKREIIILEKGEER, encoded by the coding sequence ATGAAAAACATTAAAGACAATGTTATATGGTTGCTGCCTTCTATATTTATTCTTGTAATTTTGCTGATGATAGGCACCTGTACACCAAGAATAAATGACAAATTTTTAGTGGAAAAGGTAAGGAGAGAAAATCTTGAAATATTTGAAAAAATGAGAGGAAAAGCGGAAGCAAAAGATTTAATAGCTATCGGGATTGACATTCAAATGGGAATTGATGAAATATATTTTAAAGAAGGAGAGAAAGTAAGAAAAGGGGATGTAATAATAAAATTCAGTGATTATAAGCAAACTGATGTGGATAATCAGATGAAAGATAAAAAGAGAATTCTGGCAGCAAAAAAATCACAGCTGAGATTTCTGGAAGAACAGTATAAACATGGAATGAATGTGAAAAATCAGTTGCAGCAGATAAAAGGTGAAATAAAAGCCATTGAAGATGAACTTGGTATGATTGAGAAAAATGATGCTCTGATACAGAGAAATATAGTAAGTCCTATAGATGGCTATATAGTAAAGATAAATGTTATTAAAGGAGGAACAGGTGATAAAAATATTCCGCTTGTTTTATTGACAAAAAATAATGACATAAAGATAGTAAGTGATCCTCTGAGATTATCAGGAAATGAATATATAAATATAGGAAATCAGGCAGAAATAGAAAGTATAGCAGAAAAAGAGAGAAAGGCTCCTGCAACACTGTATAAAATAAATGATACAGGAGTAAAAGAGCTTAAAACTCTGGAATTTTTAATGAATACAGCTACAGATTTTAAATTAAATGAAATATTTGACATATATCTGTACTACCAGAAAAGGGAAAATGTTCTTACAGTTCCGGTAAGTTCAGTAGTACAAAAGAAAAAGGGGAATGAGAATAAATTTTTTATTTATTTGATTAATGATGAAGATAGAGTCACTGAAAAGGAAATATACTTAGGTGTAAGTAATGGGAAAAAAATAGAAATATACGGAAAAGATTTAAAAGAAGGTATGGAAATAATAAAAAATCCAAACAACAGACTACAAAATAATATAATTGTCAGAAGAAGAAGTTTACAGGAAGAGAAACGGGAAAAAGAAGAAAAAATGAAAAAGTTGAAGAGTGAAAATGAGAGGAAAGAAAAGGAAATAGAAAAAAATAAAAGGGAAATAATAATCCTGGAAAAAGGTGAAGAAAGATGA
- a CDS encoding DUF896 domain-containing protein: protein MDEIVKKINEFTRLSKERELTEEEKKEREKYRRIYIDKFKESLKGHLDNIKIVKVDDEGNPVDDDGNVIPTEA, encoded by the coding sequence ATGGACGAAATAGTAAAAAAAATAAATGAATTTACAAGATTATCAAAAGAGAGGGAATTAACTGAAGAAGAAAAAAAGGAAAGAGAAAAATATAGAAGAATTTATATTGACAAATTCAAGGAAAGCCTCAAAGGTCATTTAGATAACATAAAGATTGTAAAGGTGGATGATGAAGGAAACCCTGTAGATGATGATGGTAATGTGATTCCAACAGAAGCATAA
- a CDS encoding RluA family pseudouridine synthase → MESKLIINVSDEETGERIDSFLSGKTEFTRTRIQQLIKERNIMVNGKATKSSYKIEKDDEIVIEVPEAETTEIKPENIKIDIVYEDSYIAVINKQAGMVVHPAHGHYSGTLVNAILYHIKDLSGINGEIRPGIVHRLDKDTSGLIVIAKNDKVHAALTEMFQEKKIKKTYLAILKGKLNKSEGKVVTQIGRDKIDRKKMTVIDDASKGKIAITNYRVISQNSLFTLVKVNIETGRTHQIRVHMRHLGYPILGDSVYGRKDNEKRQMLHAYRLKFLHPVTGNPMEFTGEIPEDFQRALKKSDLEIDEITRLTDGRENE, encoded by the coding sequence ATGGAATCAAAACTGATAATAAACGTTTCCGATGAAGAAACTGGAGAGAGAATAGACAGTTTTTTATCAGGAAAAACAGAGTTTACAAGAACGAGAATACAGCAGCTGATAAAAGAACGGAATATAATGGTAAATGGAAAAGCAACAAAATCTTCATATAAAATTGAGAAAGATGATGAAATTGTAATTGAAGTTCCTGAAGCAGAAACGACAGAGATTAAACCTGAAAATATAAAAATTGACATTGTTTACGAGGATTCTTATATAGCTGTCATTAATAAGCAGGCAGGAATGGTTGTTCATCCTGCTCATGGACACTATTCAGGAACACTTGTGAATGCCATTTTATACCACATAAAAGATTTATCTGGCATAAATGGGGAAATAAGACCAGGTATAGTGCACAGACTTGATAAGGATACGAGCGGGCTTATTGTAATTGCGAAAAATGACAAAGTTCATGCAGCTCTTACAGAAATGTTTCAGGAAAAGAAGATTAAAAAAACATATCTGGCAATATTAAAGGGAAAACTCAATAAAAGTGAAGGAAAAGTTGTCACTCAGATTGGAAGAGATAAAATTGACAGAAAAAAAATGACTGTTATTGATGATGCTTCAAAGGGAAAAATTGCAATAACAAATTACAGGGTAATTTCTCAGAATAGCCTGTTTACGCTTGTAAAAGTAAATATTGAAACAGGCAGAACACACCAGATAAGGGTTCATATGAGGCATCTTGGATATCCGATACTTGGAGACAGTGTATACGGAAGAAAAGATAATGAAAAAAGGCAGATGCTTCATGCTTACAGGCTTAAATTTTTACATCCTGTAACAGGAAATCCAATGGAATTTACAGGAGAAATACCTGAAGATTTTCAAAGGGCATTAAAAAAATCGGATTTAGAAATAGATGAGATAACAAGATTAACGGATGGAAGAGAAAATGAATAA
- a CDS encoding KH domain-containing protein yields MEEIEKVIRNFENTEYFGYIFYIEYDGKKFSSFDENPNEKSIKSEFRKLLEKNGIKIFKGIQQAGRTDKDVSAKENMLYINSKHHIEFEKIEHKEIDGLKILKIEKTLPFLEFPELIEKRHYIYEYPKKLIKNTEEKIILNCMELSGRKNFKKFTSKKGEKLKNHVREIKVEYKEGKLYFTGDGFLPQQVRIMSSFILNGSMKPLPGEFLILVKVDFSDKLKKMILKNENVEETIEDIEKIEKNDYFYIFYVNKGNKGRLIGKKGKNIKNLKKLYGDIVVKEKK; encoded by the coding sequence ATGGAAGAGATTGAAAAAGTAATAAGAAATTTTGAAAATACTGAATATTTTGGATATATATTTTATATTGAATATGATGGAAAAAAATTTAGTTCCTTTGATGAAAATCCAAATGAAAAAAGTATAAAATCTGAATTTAGAAAATTACTGGAGAAAAATGGAATAAAAATCTTTAAGGGGATTCAGCAGGCAGGAAGAACAGATAAGGATGTAAGTGCTAAAGAAAATATGCTTTATATTAATTCAAAACATCATATAGAATTTGAAAAGATTGAGCATAAGGAGATAGACGGACTGAAAATACTGAAAATTGAAAAAACGCTTCCTTTTCTGGAGTTTCCTGAATTAATAGAAAAAAGGCACTATATTTATGAGTATCCGAAAAAGCTTATAAAAAATACTGAAGAAAAAATAATTTTAAACTGTATGGAATTGTCAGGAAGAAAAAATTTTAAGAAATTCACATCAAAAAAAGGTGAAAAACTTAAAAATCATGTGAGAGAAATTAAAGTTGAATATAAAGAAGGGAAGCTTTATTTTACTGGAGATGGATTTCTTCCGCAACAGGTCAGGATAATGAGCAGTTTTATTTTAAATGGAAGTATGAAACCTTTACCTGGAGAATTTTTGATTTTAGTAAAGGTAGATTTTTCAGATAAACTTAAAAAAATGATTTTAAAAAATGAAAATGTTGAAGAAACAATTGAAGATATAGAAAAAATAGAAAAAAATGATTATTTCTATATTTTTTATGTGAATAAAGGAAATAAAGGCAGATTAATTGGGAAAAAGGGAAAAAATATAAAAAATTTGAAGAAGTTATATGGAGATATAGTTGTTAAAGAAAAAAAATAA
- a CDS encoding HAD family hydrolase, giving the protein MKYKLVLFDLDGTLTDTLEAIAKSVNSAFEELNLKTYSLAECSGLIGNGIAGIADKVFAMEKYDENTVTPEIMKKILRKHYSKHYNYNVKLYEGIDKLLDFLEENNIEAGIVTNKDHELALDTVKKNLSKWKFVHIIGASDKEHPRKPSSYGIDKISEETGIGKEEILYVGDMDVDVQTAKNSGVDIVYCNWGFGKLKGEKNIPENIKVDTVNEIIEKIKA; this is encoded by the coding sequence ATGAAATATAAATTAGTTTTATTTGATCTGGACGGAACATTGACAGATACATTGGAAGCTATTGCAAAATCTGTAAATTCTGCATTTGAAGAATTAAATTTAAAAACATACAGTCTTGCAGAATGCAGCGGATTAATTGGAAACGGAATTGCAGGAATTGCAGATAAAGTTTTTGCTATGGAAAAATACGATGAAAATACTGTAACTCCTGAAATAATGAAAAAAATACTGAGAAAACATTACAGTAAGCACTATAACTATAATGTGAAATTGTATGAAGGAATTGATAAATTACTGGATTTTCTGGAAGAAAATAATATAGAGGCAGGTATTGTGACAAATAAAGATCATGAACTGGCATTAGATACAGTTAAAAAAAATCTATCTAAATGGAAATTTGTTCATATAATAGGGGCTTCTGATAAAGAACATCCTAGAAAGCCTTCTTCTTACGGAATTGATAAAATTTCAGAAGAGACAGGAATTGGAAAAGAAGAGATACTTTATGTCGGTGATATGGATGTAGATGTACAGACAGCGAAAAATTCAGGAGTGGACATTGTTTACTGTAACTGGGGATTTGGTAAACTGAAAGGTGAAAAAAATATTCCTGAAAATATAAAAGTTGATACAGTAAATGAAATAATTGAGAAAATAAAGGCATAA
- a CDS encoding HD domain-containing protein, with protein MYILRKGLEYFFPKIDEKFMNKVIEILDSDEKKIFLEMDRYDKFHSLEVYKKVSKTNLKDKIIYLKLALLHDCGKGKIPMITRILHKFKIKTSLREHAERGYEKLRNTDTELALLIRNHHNRNYSEEMTVFQQCDDES; from the coding sequence ATGTATATTTTAAGAAAAGGCCTTGAGTACTTTTTTCCGAAGATAGATGAAAAATTTATGAATAAAGTTATTGAAATACTTGATTCTGATGAAAAGAAGATATTTTTAGAAATGGACAGGTATGACAAATTTCATTCGTTGGAAGTATATAAAAAAGTAAGTAAGACAAATTTAAAAGATAAAATTATATATTTGAAGCTTGCACTTCTTCATGACTGTGGAAAAGGTAAAATTCCGATGATAACAAGAATTCTACATAAATTTAAAATAAAAACATCATTAAGGGAGCATGCTGAAAGAGGATATGAGAAACTTAGAAATACAGATACTGAACTTGCATTATTAATAAGAAATCATCATAATAGAAATTATTCAGAAGAAATGACAGTTTTTCAGCAGTGTGATGATGAAAGTTAA
- a CDS encoding molecular chaperone, protein MRLFYEEELRRKSYYEMYQIAKDEKLVEAYANTPDREELINILLKYRGAKPDYCINIYNENGLSYLQALFDDKLHTRIHHENSIKIPHKIIMYKELNLTREDNYKIILPEHISSANAFLVNANNYLCGIFQLEKDLDSKDSYYLVSDKQFFRVENLKNNKFSLLFFKEPELKFINKFYNIKNENELPTYPYKLDYYKVDIENFEVRELEETSTILCIDFGTTNTALGAYLDSNYVKNLPTNDILNGSIKLNEINYVKFSDGERNSREIIPTLAYVDNCSNSEDIKYSFGYDVVRKLEMNNYIVNGTLFYGLKRWVHNHEDEEKIVDGFGNTAYIKRKEIIKAYLKYIVERAEYVFKCKFKKIHASSPVRLKEQFLNMFQEIFTKDVGGERVYEYEIVRKNAMDEAIAVLYNTIENQIKKGKYSENKEYSALIIDCGGGTTDLAACKYKIENGRISYHLDIKTSFENGDENFGGNNLTYRIMQYLKIVFSAKYSENRTVSTDELIKYDNNMIYKVIDEYGTEKIFEKINEEYEKCEKIIPTKFAKFENKMSEEYRKIRNNFYMLWEAAENMKKEFFTVDSRLRTKFDVPKIYEKVNDLHITQLKSWKLHTMQKGSFRTITDYPEKIFTIKEIEKIVKSDIYGMLRKFLNTYYNEGLLFEYSLIKLSGQSTKINTFQEVLKEFVPGKMIEYKELSHRDDYELKLNCLDGAIKYLDYKRFGHMDVNIENEVPLVPYSVKVEKYNGEKFVILQTSRKADILVGYIDKSISAMELKIYLHNAEDELKKEIIYKNESDYVEEDAEEIMPKFEGIITQNDTDTIQNGTVRFFIYTDMNNWGFFVCPVQRKNDQLYLGRKQYFPYEDNLNEISYFDGEH, encoded by the coding sequence ATGAGACTTTTTTATGAAGAGGAACTGAGACGAAAATCATATTATGAAATGTATCAGATTGCAAAAGATGAAAAACTTGTAGAGGCATATGCTAATACTCCTGACAGGGAAGAACTGATAAATATACTTTTAAAATACAGAGGAGCAAAACCTGATTACTGTATCAATATTTATAATGAAAATGGATTGTCATATTTGCAGGCTTTGTTTGATGACAAGCTGCATACAAGAATACATCACGAAAATAGCATAAAGATACCTCATAAAATAATAATGTATAAGGAGCTTAATCTGACAAGGGAAGACAATTATAAAATAATACTTCCTGAGCATATAAGCAGTGCAAATGCCTTTTTAGTAAATGCAAACAATTATTTATGTGGTATTTTTCAGCTTGAAAAGGATTTAGATTCTAAAGATTCTTATTATTTAGTATCTGATAAACAGTTTTTTAGAGTGGAAAATTTGAAAAATAATAAATTTTCCTTGTTATTCTTTAAGGAACCGGAATTAAAATTCATAAATAAATTTTATAATATAAAAAATGAGAATGAGTTACCTACATATCCCTATAAACTGGATTATTACAAAGTTGATATTGAAAATTTTGAAGTAAGGGAACTGGAAGAAACAAGTACAATTCTATGTATAGATTTTGGAACAACGAATACAGCATTGGGGGCATATCTTGACAGTAACTATGTAAAAAATCTTCCTACAAATGATATATTAAATGGTAGTATAAAGTTAAATGAAATAAATTATGTAAAATTCAGTGATGGAGAAAGGAACAGCAGGGAAATAATTCCTACACTGGCTTATGTAGATAACTGCAGTAATTCAGAAGATATAAAATATTCATTTGGATATGATGTAGTCAGAAAACTTGAAATGAATAACTATATAGTAAATGGAACGCTTTTTTATGGTCTTAAAAGATGGGTACATAATCATGAAGATGAAGAAAAAATTGTTGACGGCTTTGGAAATACGGCATATATAAAAAGAAAGGAAATAATAAAGGCATATTTAAAATATATAGTAGAAAGAGCGGAATATGTTTTCAAATGCAAGTTTAAAAAAATTCATGCTTCAAGTCCTGTAAGACTTAAGGAGCAGTTTCTTAATATGTTTCAGGAGATTTTTACAAAAGATGTCGGAGGAGAAAGAGTATACGAATATGAAATAGTAAGAAAAAATGCTATGGATGAAGCAATTGCAGTACTTTATAATACAATAGAAAATCAGATAAAAAAGGGAAAATATAGTGAAAATAAAGAGTACAGCGCCTTAATAATAGATTGTGGTGGTGGGACAACAGACCTTGCCGCATGTAAATATAAGATAGAAAATGGAAGAATATCCTACCATCTTGATATTAAGACAAGTTTTGAAAATGGGGATGAAAATTTTGGTGGAAACAATCTTACATATAGAATAATGCAATATCTGAAAATAGTGTTTTCTGCTAAATACTCTGAAAACAGGACAGTATCCACAGATGAACTTATTAAATACGATAATAACATGATTTATAAAGTTATTGATGAATATGGGACAGAAAAAATATTTGAAAAAATAAATGAGGAATATGAAAAATGTGAAAAAATTATACCAACAAAATTTGCAAAATTCGAAAATAAAATGAGTGAAGAATATAGAAAAATAAGAAATAATTTCTATATGTTATGGGAAGCCGCTGAAAATATGAAAAAGGAATTTTTTACAGTTGACAGCAGATTGAGAACAAAATTTGATGTGCCTAAAATATATGAAAAAGTAAATGATTTACATATAACTCAGTTAAAATCATGGAAATTACATACAATGCAAAAAGGAAGTTTTAGAACAATAACAGATTACCCTGAAAAAATATTCACAATAAAGGAAATAGAAAAAATCGTAAAATCAGATATATACGGAATGTTAAGAAAATTTTTGAATACCTATTATAATGAAGGTCTGTTATTTGAATATTCTTTAATAAAATTGAGCGGACAGTCCACAAAAATAAATACGTTTCAGGAAGTGCTGAAGGAATTCGTGCCAGGGAAAATGATAGAATACAAGGAGTTAAGCCATAGAGATGACTATGAACTTAAACTTAACTGTCTTGATGGAGCCATAAAATATCTTGATTATAAAAGATTCGGCCATATGGATGTCAATATTGAAAATGAAGTTCCTCTGGTACCTTATTCGGTAAAAGTAGAAAAATACAATGGAGAGAAATTTGTAATATTACAGACTTCAAGAAAGGCAGATATTCTTGTAGGATACATAGACAAATCAATATCAGCAATGGAACTTAAAATATATTTACATAATGCAGAAGATGAGCTGAAAAAAGAAATAATCTACAAGAATGAATCAGACTATGTGGAAGAGGATGCAGAAGAAATAATGCCGAAATTTGAAGGAATAATAACACAAAATGATACAGACACAATACAAAATGGCACAGTAAGATTTTTTATCTATACAGATATGAATAACTGGGGCTTTTTTGTATGCCCTGTGCAGAGAAAAAATGACCAGCTATATCTGGGAAGAAAACAATATTTTCCATATGAGGATAATCTGAATGAAATATCGTATTTTGATGGAGAACATTAA
- a CDS encoding carbonic anhydrase codes for MFCTLICCMDGRFIHIINEHIRENYRYEFVDTITDAGPVSKIVYDDYLKSVEDKIVLISINKHKSDHIFVAGHSDCAGCPTDDNTQKEYIKKAVNMIHEHLPEIAVTGLFVTEDGKIEILIDFV; via the coding sequence ATGTTCTGTACTTTAATCTGCTGCATGGATGGAAGATTTATTCATATAATTAATGAACATATTAGAGAAAACTACCGTTATGAGTTTGTAGATACTATTACTGATGCAGGCCCTGTAAGTAAAATTGTTTATGATGACTATCTTAAATCTGTGGAAGATAAAATTGTCCTTATTTCAATCAATAAACATAAATCTGATCATATTTTTGTTGCCGGACACAGTGACTGTGCCGGTTGTCCAACTGATGACAACACACAGAAAGAATATATAAAAAAAGCTGTTAACATGATTCATGAGCATTTGCCTGAAATAGCTGTAACAGGTCTTTTCGTTACAGAAGATGGCAAAATAGAAATTCTTATAGATTTTGTATAA